The Pseudomonas parafulva genome includes a window with the following:
- a CDS encoding MBL fold metallo-hydrolase: MIIGNNFHVEAFFDSATSTISYLVMDGETRACALIDSVLDYDPKAGRVTTASADCLIERVKALGAQVQWILETHVHADHLSAAAYLKDKLGGRIAIGACITQVQKVFGSLFNAEPGFARDGSQFDVLFDDGDIFQIGNLQAQALHTPGHTPACMSYLIEHEGESAVFVGDTLFMPDYGTARCDFPGADARTLYRSIHRLLALGDSTRLFMCHDYLPEGRELRYMTTVAEQRTQNIHIHQGIDEDSFVAMRQARDRTLDMPVLILPAVQVNMRSGQFPAPEANGVRYLKIPLNSL; encoded by the coding sequence ATGATCATTGGCAATAACTTTCACGTGGAAGCGTTCTTCGACAGCGCCACCTCAACCATCAGCTACCTGGTCATGGATGGCGAAACGCGTGCTTGCGCCTTGATCGACAGCGTTCTGGATTACGACCCGAAGGCTGGGCGCGTGACCACAGCCTCTGCAGATTGCCTGATCGAACGCGTGAAAGCGCTTGGCGCCCAGGTGCAGTGGATATTGGAAACCCATGTGCATGCAGATCACCTGTCCGCTGCTGCCTACCTCAAAGACAAGCTGGGAGGCCGCATTGCAATCGGCGCTTGCATCACCCAGGTCCAGAAAGTCTTCGGCAGTTTGTTCAACGCTGAACCTGGCTTCGCCCGTGATGGCAGCCAGTTCGACGTCCTGTTCGACGATGGAGACATTTTCCAGATAGGCAATCTGCAGGCTCAAGCCCTGCATACCCCTGGGCATACGCCTGCCTGCATGAGCTACCTCATCGAGCATGAAGGCGAGTCGGCAGTCTTCGTCGGCGACACGCTGTTCATGCCGGACTACGGGACTGCGCGATGCGACTTCCCTGGCGCCGATGCTCGGACCCTGTATCGGTCGATCCACCGCCTCCTGGCCCTTGGAGATAGCACCCGGCTGTTCATGTGCCACGACTACCTGCCCGAAGGGCGCGAGCTGCGGTACATGACCACCGTGGCCGAGCAGCGCACTCAGAACATTCACATCCACCAGGGTATCGACGAAGACAGCTTCGTTGCCATGCGCCAAGCGCGTGATCGAACGCTGGACATGCCTGTCCTGATCCTGCCCGCCGTCCAGGTGAACATGCGCAGCGGCCAGTTCCCAGCGCCTGAAGCCAATGGGGTGCGCTACCTGAAGATTCCCCTCAATTCGCTGTAG
- a CDS encoding sigma-54 interaction domain-containing protein, giving the protein MSEPHPSVLALVSFLEHDVLPAIVLDTDYNILAANAAYRRQFGQDQQAPLGQKCHKVSHHYHVPCDQAGEDCPMRKAWSSKVPERVLHVHHTPRGPEHVDVELRPILDEQGRVIAFVERLTRIVIASAQPQEQGLVGQAPAFKAALASLQRAAPADIPVLLQGESGTGKELFARALHMGSPRADGPLVVVDCTSLTEALFESELFGYEKGAFTGAHQRKTGLAEAAHGGTLFLDEIGEVPLAMQVKLLRLIETGSFRPVGSLRTVHSDFRLVSATHKPLRQMVADGTFREDLYYRISGFPIRMPALRERSEDLPLLIQSLLKRIAGPSAPTLGDAALDQLRMYPFPGNIRELRNILERARLFADEGVIEPEHLPEDVVSLPAEVRAYASRPADLIQVLSHFKGSRSELAKQLGISERTLYRRLKAAGIADVH; this is encoded by the coding sequence ATGTCCGAACCTCACCCTTCCGTGCTTGCCTTGGTGTCTTTCCTGGAGCACGACGTACTGCCCGCCATCGTGCTGGACACCGACTACAACATTCTGGCCGCCAACGCCGCTTATCGACGTCAGTTCGGCCAGGACCAGCAGGCGCCGCTTGGGCAGAAATGTCACAAGGTCTCACACCATTACCACGTTCCCTGCGACCAGGCCGGCGAGGACTGCCCGATGCGCAAGGCCTGGTCCAGCAAGGTGCCCGAGCGTGTGCTGCATGTGCATCACACCCCACGCGGGCCGGAACATGTGGATGTCGAACTTCGGCCGATCCTGGATGAGCAGGGCAGGGTGATTGCTTTCGTCGAACGGCTCACCCGTATCGTCATCGCATCTGCCCAGCCTCAGGAACAGGGCCTAGTGGGCCAGGCACCTGCATTCAAGGCGGCATTGGCCAGCTTGCAACGCGCGGCGCCGGCTGACATCCCTGTCTTGCTCCAGGGTGAGTCCGGCACCGGCAAGGAACTGTTCGCGCGCGCATTGCACATGGGCAGCCCCAGAGCCGATGGGCCCTTGGTCGTGGTCGATTGCACCAGCCTGACGGAGGCGCTTTTCGAAAGCGAACTGTTCGGTTATGAGAAGGGCGCATTCACCGGTGCGCACCAGCGCAAGACCGGCCTGGCGGAAGCTGCCCATGGCGGTACGCTGTTCCTGGACGAGATAGGTGAGGTGCCCTTGGCCATGCAGGTCAAGCTGTTGCGCTTGATCGAAACCGGCAGCTTCCGGCCAGTAGGTAGCCTGCGCACCGTGCATTCGGACTTCAGACTGGTGTCGGCAACCCATAAACCCTTGAGGCAGATGGTGGCCGACGGGACGTTCAGGGAGGACCTGTACTATCGGATCAGTGGTTTCCCCATCCGCATGCCTGCACTGCGCGAGCGTAGCGAGGATTTGCCTCTGTTGATCCAAAGCCTGCTGAAAAGAATCGCAGGGCCCAGCGCGCCCACGCTCGGTGATGCAGCACTTGATCAACTGAGGATGTATCCGTTTCCGGGGAACATCCGCGAGCTACGCAACATCCTGGAGCGGGCACGTCTGTTTGCCGATGAAGGCGTCATTGAGCCGGAACACTTGCCAGAAGACGTGGTGTCGCTACCTGCCGAAGTGCGCGCCTACGCAAGTCGACCGGCAGATCTCATACAGGTGCTCAGTCATTTCAAGGGGTCGCGCAGTGAGCTGGCCAAGCAGTTGGGTATCAGCGAACGTACGTTGTATCGGCGCTTGAAAGCAGCGGGCATTGCCGACGTACATTGA